In the genome of Deltaproteobacteria bacterium, one region contains:
- the rpsJ gene encoding 30S ribosomal protein S10 yields the protein MTNQKIRIRLKAYDHKLLDQSAMEIVETAKETGARVAGPIPLPTIINKYCVLRSPHVDKKSREQFEIRTHKRLLDILEPTQQTVDSLMKLDLAAGVDVEIKL from the coding sequence ATAACCAACCAGAAGATTCGGATTCGATTAAAGGCCTATGACCATAAGCTATTGGACCAGTCTGCCATGGAGATTGTTGAAACGGCCAAGGAGACGGGCGCCAGGGTAGCCGGGCCTATTCCGCTCCCTACAATCATAAATAAATATTGTGTTCTCAGATCCCCCCATGTGGACAAGAAGTCGAGAGAGCAGTTCGAGATAAGAACACACAAGCGGTTACTGGATATATTGGAACCCACCCAGCAGACGGTAGACTCTCTCATGAAGCTTGATCTGGCGGCAGGGGTGGATGTGGAGAT